A single Mangrovimonas sp. YM274 DNA region contains:
- a CDS encoding PLP-dependent aminotransferase family protein, whose amino-acid sequence MNSPVNDLLKQLIFFEKSSSTAVYIQIAQQIINAIQRGYLSKGTALPGTRSFSQIFGIHRNTAVAVYDELASQGWVEILPNKGTFVLLPEQRTAPIKASAQQIDQVYNYSKTTGFPFQQSFHLASTAQETNAKYTINDGQPDLRLHPVHQFTRWYSAAMKRKSLIAKWNHTSELSASLFETQLCNYLNATRGFHIQPNNLLSTRSTEMSLYIVSQLLMNQGDLVLVGQLSNYASNMIFQQAGAVIRTIPVDEYGLDVDYIRTHFIKRSIRCVYVCAHRHYPTTKTLSAERRLKLLELAKEYQFAIIEDDYDYDFQFEGSAMLPMASADANGLVIYLGKLGQSLFPSFQTGFVVAPENLILEAKNYLQLLDRQGDLIQEQMLSELISEGEMYRLIKKNVIVYKQRRDCLCNLLKIHFKDGISYEIPTGGLAIWLEFKSKISLVKLSEQAEKHDLFLPKTILYQDVETCAIRFGFGHLNQEEIQFVVEQLKRAYDEVV is encoded by the coding sequence ATGAATAGTCCGGTTAATGACCTCTTAAAACAGCTGATTTTTTTTGAAAAATCAAGTTCAACAGCTGTTTATATTCAAATAGCACAACAAATTATCAATGCCATTCAGAGGGGGTATCTTTCCAAAGGAACGGCATTGCCTGGAACGCGAAGTTTTAGTCAAATTTTCGGTATCCATAGGAATACGGCTGTAGCGGTTTATGACGAATTGGCCTCGCAGGGTTGGGTAGAGATTCTTCCCAATAAAGGAACCTTTGTATTGTTACCAGAACAACGAACGGCTCCCATTAAAGCTTCGGCGCAGCAAATTGACCAGGTTTATAACTATTCAAAAACAACTGGGTTTCCATTTCAACAGTCGTTTCATTTGGCATCCACGGCTCAGGAAACCAATGCGAAATACACCATTAATGACGGGCAACCTGATTTGAGGCTGCATCCCGTCCATCAATTTACAAGATGGTACAGTGCGGCTATGAAGCGGAAGTCCTTAATCGCAAAATGGAATCATACAAGTGAATTGTCGGCTTCATTATTTGAAACCCAATTGTGTAATTATTTAAATGCAACTAGGGGATTCCATATTCAACCAAACAATTTGTTGAGTACCCGAAGTACCGAAATGAGCCTGTACATCGTTTCTCAGCTTTTGATGAATCAAGGGGATCTGGTGTTGGTAGGGCAGTTGAGTAATTATGCTTCCAACATGATTTTTCAGCAGGCCGGTGCTGTTATAAGGACAATTCCTGTGGACGAATATGGTTTGGACGTAGATTATATTAGGACTCATTTTATAAAACGAAGTATTCGCTGTGTATATGTGTGTGCTCATCGACACTATCCAACCACTAAAACTTTGAGTGCAGAGCGTCGTTTAAAGCTTTTGGAGTTGGCCAAAGAATATCAGTTTGCAATTATCGAGGATGATTATGATTACGATTTCCAATTTGAAGGCTCTGCCATGTTACCTATGGCTAGCGCCGATGCCAATGGCTTGGTGATTTATTTGGGGAAATTGGGGCAGTCCTTGTTCCCTAGTTTTCAAACAGGCTTTGTAGTAGCTCCTGAGAACTTGATTTTGGAGGCAAAAAACTATTTGCAATTATTGGATCGTCAAGGTGATTTAATTCAGGAGCAAATGCTTTCGGAATTGATTAGTGAAGGGGAAATGTACCGATTGATTAAAAAGAATGTCATTGTTTATAAACAACGGCGTGATTGTTTGTGTAATTTGTTGAAGATTCATTTTAAGGATGGCATTTCTTATGAGATTCCAACAGGAGGTTTGGCCATTTGGTTGGAATTCAAATCCAAAATTTCTTTGGTAAAATTATCCGAACAAGCTGAAAAGCATGATTTGTTTTTGCCAAAAACCATTTTGTATCAAGATGTAGAAACTTGTGCCATTAGGTTCGGCTTTGGGCATCTAAATCAAGAAGAAATTCAATTTGTTGTGGAACAATTGAAAAGGGCCTATGATGAGGTGGTTTAA
- a CDS encoding F0F1 ATP synthase subunit epsilon, whose product MYLEIVSPEATLFSSEVDSVVLPGVDGEFQMLQNHAPIISLLQQGIIKIHTHTKSQPGFKELPAEIIPLHTDDKVLTLKIDSGTVEMKDNKVIILVEK is encoded by the coding sequence ATGTATTTAGAAATAGTATCGCCAGAAGCTACATTGTTCAGTTCAGAAGTGGACTCAGTAGTGTTGCCTGGAGTTGATGGTGAATTCCAAATGTTGCAAAACCACGCGCCTATTATCTCGTTGTTGCAACAAGGCATCATCAAAATCCATACGCACACCAAAAGTCAACCTGGATTTAAGGAATTGCCTGCCGAAATCATCCCTTTACATACAGATGATAAGGTCTTGACCTTAAAAATAGATTCTGGAACTGTTGAAATGAAAGACAATAAAGTAATCATTCTTGTTGAAAAATAA
- a CDS encoding SGNH/GDSL hydrolase family protein — MNTKYIWLLAISLGFMACDSDDTIAPSTEPLPELTAGEADFSNYVSLGNSLTSGYTDGALFIASQENSFPNILASQFSLAGGGSFTQPLMNDNYGGLALAGNRIASPRLVFGGAGPVPLESVIGPVTVTTDIATNNPTGPFNNMGVPGAKSFHLLAPGYGNLANLSAGLANPYFVRMTGATPDASVIEMAMAQNPSFFTMWIGNNDVLGYALSGADGSSPITDQATFDYAISTLVTTLTSGGAKGVVANIPDITTIPHFTTVPYNPLDPSNPDFGPQIPTLNAIFGALNQVYVAIGASERAIVFSETEASAVVIKDESLEDISSTITGALMASPTFPAFIGQFGLPEEAAPLVAALLGQTYGQTRQANENDLFVLTSSTVIGTVNTSYAGALMAQGLPQALAGQFSIEGITLPLEDKWVLIPTEQTEIATATNSFNATIQTAASSAGLAMVDANAMLHQLANGGLTDGDFTLNANLVTGGAMSLDGVHLTSRGYAAIANAFLKAIDQTYGSNFEASGNLVDIGNFPTNYAPTLQ; from the coding sequence ATGAATACAAAATATATATGGTTGCTCGCCATCTCCTTAGGATTCATGGCCTGCGACAGTGACGACACAATAGCGCCTTCTACAGAACCCCTACCGGAATTAACCGCGGGAGAAGCCGACTTTTCAAATTACGTTTCTTTAGGAAACTCATTAACCTCTGGTTATACCGATGGAGCCCTATTTATAGCCTCTCAAGAGAACTCCTTCCCGAACATTTTGGCCTCGCAATTCAGTTTGGCAGGTGGCGGAAGTTTCACCCAACCTTTAATGAACGACAATTACGGTGGTTTGGCCCTAGCAGGCAACCGTATTGCCTCCCCAAGATTGGTGTTTGGCGGGGCTGGACCCGTACCTTTAGAGTCGGTGATTGGGCCAGTAACCGTCACTACGGATATTGCTACCAACAATCCAACTGGTCCTTTCAACAATATGGGAGTTCCAGGGGCAAAAAGTTTTCACCTTTTGGCTCCGGGTTATGGAAATTTAGCCAACCTTTCAGCAGGATTGGCGAATCCTTATTTTGTAAGAATGACGGGAGCCACTCCAGATGCAAGTGTTATTGAAATGGCCATGGCTCAAAACCCATCCTTCTTTACTATGTGGATTGGAAACAATGATGTTTTGGGATATGCTTTAAGTGGTGCCGATGGGTCCTCACCTATCACAGACCAGGCAACCTTTGATTATGCCATCTCTACGTTGGTGACCACATTAACCTCAGGAGGAGCCAAAGGGGTGGTTGCAAACATTCCGGACATCACAACAATTCCTCATTTCACAACTGTTCCTTACAATCCGCTGGATCCTTCCAACCCTGATTTCGGGCCACAAATTCCGACCTTGAATGCTATTTTTGGTGCTTTAAACCAAGTTTACGTAGCTATTGGTGCTTCTGAAAGAGCCATTGTGTTTTCAGAAACAGAAGCAAGTGCCGTAGTGATTAAGGACGAAAGCTTAGAAGATATTTCATCTACTATCACGGGAGCCTTAATGGCCAGCCCAACTTTCCCTGCATTCATAGGCCAATTTGGACTTCCGGAGGAAGCAGCTCCATTGGTAGCCGCCTTATTAGGACAAACCTACGGACAGACAAGACAAGCCAACGAAAATGATTTATTTGTGTTGACCAGTAGTACTGTAATTGGCACAGTGAATACCTCTTATGCCGGAGCTTTAATGGCGCAAGGATTACCTCAAGCTTTAGCTGGACAGTTTTCAATAGAGGGGATCACCTTACCTTTGGAAGACAAATGGGTATTGATTCCAACAGAGCAAACCGAAATAGCAACTGCCACCAATAGTTTTAACGCCACCATTCAAACGGCGGCCTCTTCTGCCGGCTTGGCAATGGTTGATGCCAACGCTATGTTACATCAATTGGCCAACGGCGGTTTAACAGACGGCGATTTTACCTTAAACGCCAATTTGGTAACTGGAGGCGCTATGTCCTTGGATGGCGTGCACCTAACCTCTAGAGGTTATGCAGCAATAGCAAATGCCTTCCTAAAGGCCATTGACCAAACTTACGGATCTAACTTTGAAGCTTCCGGAAATTTAGTTGATATAGGAAACTTCCCAACAAACTACGCTCCTACACTTCAATAA
- the atpD gene encoding F0F1 ATP synthase subunit beta, with the protein MSKVTGKVAQIVGPVIDVEFGADSELPKIYDSLEIKRPDGSTLVLEVQSHIGEDTVRTIAMDSSDGLSRGTEVIATGAPIQMPIGDDVYGRLFNVIGDAIDGLGDLPKAGTSGLPIHREAPKFEDLSTSTEVLFTGIKVIDLIEPYAKGGKIGLFGGAGVGKTVLIQELINNIAKGHGGLSVFAGVGERTREGNDLLREMLESGIIRYGEDFMHSMEDGGWDLSKVDKSKMKESKATFVFGQMNEPPGARARVALSGLTIAEYFRDGAGDGQGKDVLFFVDNIFRFTQAGSEVSALLGRMPSAVGYQPTLATEMGAMQERITSTKKGSITSVQAVYVPADDLTDPAPATTFAHLDATTVLSRKIAELGIYPAVDPLDSTSRILTAEILGNEHYNCAQRVKELLQRYKELQDIIAILGMEELSEEDKLAVSRARRVQRFLSQPFHVAEQFTGIPGVLVDIKETIKGFNMIMDGELDHLPEAAFNLKGTIEEAIEAGEKMLAEA; encoded by the coding sequence ATGTCAAAAGTTACAGGTAAAGTTGCACAGATTGTAGGACCGGTTATCGATGTTGAATTCGGTGCTGATTCAGAACTTCCAAAAATTTACGATTCGTTAGAGATTAAGAGACCTGATGGTTCCACTCTTGTTCTAGAAGTACAGTCTCACATTGGTGAAGATACTGTTAGAACAATTGCGATGGATTCATCTGATGGTTTGAGCAGAGGGACAGAAGTTATCGCTACTGGTGCTCCTATCCAAATGCCAATTGGAGATGATGTTTACGGACGTTTGTTTAATGTAATTGGAGATGCTATCGACGGTCTTGGTGATTTGCCAAAAGCTGGAACATCTGGTTTGCCAATTCACAGAGAGGCTCCAAAATTTGAAGATTTATCAACTTCTACTGAAGTATTATTTACAGGGATTAAAGTAATCGACTTGATTGAGCCTTACGCAAAAGGAGGTAAAATTGGATTATTTGGTGGTGCCGGTGTAGGTAAAACAGTATTGATTCAGGAGTTGATTAACAATATTGCAAAAGGTCACGGTGGTTTATCAGTATTTGCTGGTGTAGGTGAAAGAACTCGTGAAGGAAATGACCTTTTGAGAGAGATGTTAGAGTCTGGAATTATCCGTTACGGTGAAGACTTCATGCACTCTATGGAAGATGGTGGATGGGATTTATCTAAAGTAGATAAGTCTAAAATGAAAGAATCTAAAGCAACTTTCGTATTCGGACAGATGAACGAGCCACCAGGAGCACGTGCACGTGTTGCTTTGTCTGGTTTAACAATTGCTGAGTACTTCCGTGATGGCGCTGGCGATGGACAAGGAAAAGATGTATTGTTCTTCGTAGATAACATCTTCCGTTTTACACAAGCTGGTTCTGAGGTATCTGCACTTCTTGGACGTATGCCATCTGCGGTAGGTTACCAACCAACATTGGCAACTGAAATGGGTGCGATGCAAGAGCGTATTACTTCTACCAAAAAAGGATCTATTACATCTGTACAGGCGGTTTACGTACCTGCGGATGACTTAACTGACCCGGCACCTGCAACAACGTTTGCCCACTTGGATGCTACAACGGTATTGTCTCGTAAAATTGCTGAGCTTGGTATCTACCCTGCGGTAGACCCATTAGATTCTACTTCTAGAATTCTTACTGCTGAAATTTTAGGAAATGAGCACTACAACTGTGCACAACGTGTAAAAGAGTTATTGCAACGCTATAAAGAATTACAAGACATTATCGCCATCCTTGGTATGGAAGAATTGTCTGAAGAAGATAAATTGGCTGTATCTCGCGCAAGACGTGTACAACGTTTCTTGTCTCAGCCTTTCCACGTAGCAGAACAGTTTACTGGAATTCCTGGAGTATTGGTAGATATTAAAGAAACTATCAAAGGGTTTAACATGATTATGGACGGTGAATTGGATCACTTACCAGAAGCAGCGTTCAACCTTAAAGGAACTATCGAGGAAGCTATCGAAGCTGGAGAAAAAATGCTTGCTGAAGCTTAA
- a CDS encoding helix-turn-helix transcriptional regulator, which produces MGIIVNVDVMLAKRKMKSNELAEAIGITTANLSILKTGKAKAIRFSTLEAICRELDCQPGDILEYVED; this is translated from the coding sequence ATGGGGATTATTGTGAATGTAGATGTGATGTTGGCCAAGCGTAAAATGAAAAGTAATGAGCTTGCAGAGGCTATTGGGATTACCACGGCTAATCTTTCAATTTTAAAAACTGGCAAAGCCAAGGCAATTCGGTTTTCGACTTTGGAAGCCATTTGCAGAGAACTCGATTGTCAACCAGGCGATATTTTGGAGTATGTGGAGGATTAA
- a CDS encoding TonB-dependent receptor domain-containing protein, giving the protein MKTLPKILMLLFCAFSFAQTTVSGKITDQNGQPLPGANIIAIGSSEGTISDFDGNYSFVVNQQPPFSIQVSSVGFQSVTKEVTTNPQTIDIILTEGTELDEIVISASRTPERIFESPVTVERFGLKEIKNTASADFYDGLENLKGVDINTNSLTFKAINTRGFATFSNTRFMQLVDGMDNSTPALNFPIGNLVGMNETDIQSVELLPGAASALYGANAFNGILFMRSKNPFDHQGISGYYKQGITSQDAAGDNTYRDAGIRAAYKFSDKFAAKVNFGWLKGTDWVANNYEGKPGTGATRESVGYDGYNIYGDEVSTNIRDVAIALVGLGILPSGAEALVPSVDVSRTGYEERDLTNYNAESIKADWGLYFRPMADDFEIAYVGKVGTGSTIYQGTNRYTIDNFFQQQHKLEVRNNNFFVRGYVVSDKAGDSYDMVFTGININRAWKDDQTWFGEYTGTYVQATLAGATNEQAHAIARAQADTGRYEPGSPEFQAAFNRSISDPNLSTGSKFQDASKYYHADANYNFTHLWDVVEIQVGGSYRQYNLNSFGTIYTDYDGAIDYSEFGVYTQMQKLFKFNNDMSLKLTGSIRYDKSEFFDGFLSPRLSAGLTLHEDHNIRASVQTGFRNPTTQDLFIGLDAGRAVLVGAAPDNLDRYSRDYAISASGQLLGQPSNITQTGAAAYNNSYSASSVQAFGQAGNPALLEIGNPDLVKPERVTSFEVGYRGKLEKNIIDLSVYYNRYKDFISNENVVAPLYGEVGDNGLSIAAIANGDYNVYQTYTNSEADVNSYGGSLGISTKIFGDFDLGGSYTYTKQDFDQAAYPDFRTNFNTPEHKVKASFGHTDLFKNFGFNLAWRWSDDYYWQATFGDGAIPAYHTLDAQVNYRVPSIKSSFKAGATNLLGDEYFTAIGTGYIGSMYYVSWTINNL; this is encoded by the coding sequence ATGAAAACACTCCCTAAGATTCTCATGCTGCTTTTTTGTGCCTTTTCGTTTGCACAAACAACCGTATCAGGAAAAATTACCGACCAAAATGGACAACCACTCCCTGGAGCGAACATCATCGCCATTGGTTCCTCCGAAGGTACCATATCAGATTTTGATGGTAATTATTCCTTTGTTGTGAATCAACAACCTCCATTTAGCATCCAAGTGAGTAGCGTTGGATTTCAAAGTGTCACTAAAGAAGTTACTACCAACCCTCAAACCATAGACATTATTTTAACCGAAGGAACAGAACTGGATGAAATAGTCATTTCTGCCTCAAGAACACCAGAACGTATTTTTGAATCCCCTGTAACGGTAGAGCGCTTCGGTTTGAAAGAAATTAAAAACACAGCTTCTGCCGATTTCTATGACGGTCTTGAAAACTTAAAAGGTGTGGATATCAACACCAACAGTTTAACTTTTAAAGCCATTAATACGAGAGGTTTTGCCACTTTCTCCAATACCCGATTCATGCAGTTGGTGGACGGAATGGACAACTCTACTCCTGCCCTTAACTTCCCAATCGGAAATTTGGTTGGGATGAACGAAACCGATATTCAAAGTGTAGAATTATTACCGGGAGCTGCTTCCGCATTATACGGGGCCAACGCCTTTAATGGTATTTTGTTCATGCGCAGTAAAAATCCATTTGACCACCAAGGCATTAGTGGGTATTACAAACAAGGAATCACTTCTCAGGATGCCGCTGGAGATAACACCTACCGTGATGCAGGAATTAGAGCAGCCTACAAATTCAGTGACAAATTTGCTGCAAAGGTGAATTTTGGTTGGTTAAAAGGTACTGATTGGGTTGCCAACAACTACGAAGGGAAACCAGGTACTGGAGCCACTAGAGAAAGCGTTGGTTATGACGGATATAATATTTATGGAGATGAAGTTTCTACAAATATCAGAGATGTTGCCATTGCCTTGGTTGGATTAGGTATCCTTCCAAGTGGAGCAGAAGCTTTGGTGCCTTCGGTAGATGTAAGTAGAACTGGATATGAAGAACGTGACCTTACTAATTATAATGCAGAAAGCATCAAGGCCGATTGGGGATTGTATTTCAGACCTATGGCTGATGATTTTGAAATTGCCTATGTTGGTAAAGTTGGAACAGGTTCAACTATTTATCAAGGGACTAATAGATATACCATTGACAACTTCTTCCAACAACAACACAAATTGGAAGTTCGCAACAACAACTTCTTTGTAAGAGGTTATGTAGTATCCGATAAAGCTGGAGATTCTTACGATATGGTTTTCACGGGAATCAATATTAACAGAGCGTGGAAAGACGATCAAACTTGGTTTGGAGAATATACTGGAACCTATGTACAGGCCACCTTGGCTGGAGCTACCAATGAACAAGCCCATGCCATTGCACGTGCTCAAGCCGATACAGGCAGATATGAACCAGGGTCTCCTGAATTCCAAGCGGCCTTCAACAGAAGTATCAGCGATCCAAACTTAAGTACTGGATCAAAATTTCAGGATGCTTCCAAATATTACCATGCAGATGCCAACTATAACTTTACTCATTTATGGGATGTTGTAGAAATTCAAGTTGGAGGTTCTTACAGACAATACAACTTAAATTCTTTTGGAACTATCTATACCGACTATGACGGAGCCATTGATTATTCTGAGTTTGGGGTTTATACGCAAATGCAGAAACTTTTCAAATTCAATAACGATATGTCCTTAAAATTAACAGGGTCCATTCGCTATGACAAATCAGAATTCTTTGACGGCTTTCTATCTCCAAGGTTATCGGCAGGGTTAACACTACACGAAGACCATAACATTCGTGCCTCCGTACAAACAGGATTCAGAAACCCAACTACACAGGATTTATTCATTGGATTGGATGCCGGACGCGCTGTTTTGGTGGGTGCCGCCCCAGACAATTTAGACCGTTACTCTAGAGATTATGCCATTAGTGCTTCAGGACAATTATTAGGGCAACCTTCCAATATTACGCAAACAGGAGCGGCAGCCTATAACAACTCTTACTCAGCATCTTCAGTACAAGCCTTTGGACAAGCCGGTAATCCTGCCCTATTGGAAATAGGAAATCCAGACTTAGTAAAACCAGAACGTGTTACTTCCTTTGAAGTTGGCTACCGTGGTAAATTGGAAAAGAACATTATCGACTTAAGTGTTTACTACAATCGATATAAAGACTTTATTTCAAATGAAAATGTAGTGGCGCCTCTTTATGGAGAAGTTGGTGACAACGGACTTTCCATTGCAGCCATTGCAAATGGTGATTACAATGTATACCAAACCTATACCAATTCAGAAGCTGATGTGAATTCTTATGGAGGTTCTCTTGGGATTTCTACCAAAATATTTGGTGATTTCGATTTAGGAGGAAGCTATACTTACACCAAACAAGATTTTGATCAAGCAGCCTATCCAGATTTCAGAACCAATTTCAACACTCCAGAGCACAAGGTAAAGGCCTCTTTTGGACACACAGATTTATTCAAAAACTTTGGATTTAATCTAGCTTGGAGATGGAGCGATGACTACTACTGGCAAGCAACTTTTGGTGACGGCGCTATTCCAGCATACCACACCTTAGATGCTCAAGTTAATTATAGAGTACCTTCCATTAAATCCAGTTTCAAAGCAGGAGCCACCAACCTATTGGGCGATGAGTACTTTACTGCCATTGGTACAGGATACATAGGATCTATGTACTACGTTTCATGGACCATCAATAACCTATAA
- a CDS encoding TonB-dependent siderophore receptor has translation MKTKLLSSALILSTFMATAQVEPVKMDSLDEVIITSTRIDLPFKENSRTITVITSRDIKESPATNLPDLLQQVAGVDVRRRGTFGSQADLYIRGGSFDQTLLLIDGIKLEDAQTGHHSMNLALPLEVIERIEIIKGPAARVFGQNAFTGAVNIVTKKSMDNRVDLGVQAGSFGQKNASVTVGSELNNTSHIIHYSRNTSEGYRHNTDYDNQNYFLKSSFNKNHMPIDLIATFQERDFGANGFYASPSAINQYEETQASLVGLSSTYRNNSLTLKPRLYWRRNQDMYLYTRTNPEGYRNLHQTNKIAAELHGSYNTKIGTTGFGVDLAQIYLSSNNLGKRDRFMTNLFLEHRFKFFNNKFDVTPGVAVTYFSDFKFHAFPGVDVGYSVSEQLKLYGNIGYTYRIPTYTDLYYSDPTTLGNDQLDPEEAIAEEIGIKFLGKSINASVAFFNRDSQKLIDYVKVNEDDLWQAENIRDLNTKGFEANLNYHFEISGLTQHIDLGYTFIEDEIKDLDIDYSRYSINSLKHQVTATYRGHFFKIVQPSLAYKYAERTSGQAYTVFDVGLTVSIQQLDLSFYANNIFNEKYYETNLVPMPKGNVLFGATYHFN, from the coding sequence ATGAAAACCAAATTATTGTCATCAGCATTGATATTGTCAACCTTTATGGCAACTGCCCAAGTGGAACCTGTAAAAATGGATTCCCTAGACGAAGTCATCATTACCTCTACGCGTATTGACCTTCCCTTTAAAGAAAACTCAAGAACCATTACTGTAATCACCTCAAGAGACATTAAAGAAAGCCCCGCCACCAATCTTCCCGATTTATTACAACAAGTAGCCGGAGTGGATGTTCGTCGTCGTGGAACTTTTGGTTCCCAAGCAGACCTTTATATTCGTGGAGGCAGTTTTGACCAGACCTTGTTGTTAATTGATGGTATTAAATTGGAAGATGCCCAAACGGGGCACCATAGTATGAACTTGGCCTTGCCCCTAGAAGTAATTGAACGCATCGAAATCATCAAAGGGCCTGCCGCTAGAGTATTTGGCCAAAATGCCTTTACCGGAGCAGTCAATATCGTTACCAAAAAATCTATGGACAACCGAGTAGATTTAGGGGTGCAAGCAGGCTCTTTCGGACAAAAAAATGCTTCGGTAACAGTAGGCAGCGAACTTAACAATACCTCACACATCATTCACTATTCAAGAAATACGTCTGAAGGCTATCGCCATAACACCGATTATGACAACCAAAATTACTTTTTGAAAAGCAGCTTCAATAAAAACCATATGCCAATCGATTTAATTGCCACATTCCAAGAACGTGATTTTGGCGCCAACGGATTTTATGCCTCCCCTTCGGCAATTAATCAATATGAAGAAACTCAAGCTAGTTTGGTTGGCCTATCCTCTACTTACAGAAATAATAGCCTAACTCTTAAACCTAGATTGTATTGGAGACGCAACCAAGACATGTACTTATATACAAGAACCAATCCTGAAGGCTACCGAAACTTACACCAAACCAATAAAATTGCTGCGGAACTTCACGGTTCTTATAACACCAAGATTGGAACTACCGGTTTTGGAGTGGATTTAGCTCAAATCTACCTCTCAAGTAACAATCTTGGAAAGCGTGATCGTTTTATGACCAACTTATTTTTGGAGCATCGTTTCAAATTTTTCAACAACAAATTTGACGTGACTCCTGGAGTGGCAGTAACCTATTTTTCCGATTTCAAATTCCATGCATTTCCTGGGGTAGATGTAGGGTATTCTGTTTCCGAGCAATTAAAGCTATATGGAAACATTGGGTATACTTACCGTATTCCAACCTACACCGATTTGTACTACAGCGACCCAACAACTTTAGGAAATGACCAATTGGATCCTGAAGAGGCCATTGCAGAGGAGATAGGGATTAAATTCCTAGGAAAATCCATCAATGCCTCTGTGGCGTTCTTTAACAGAGATTCCCAAAAACTTATTGATTATGTTAAAGTAAACGAAGACGATCTTTGGCAAGCAGAGAATATCCGAGATTTGAACACCAAAGGTTTTGAAGCTAACCTCAACTATCATTTTGAGATTTCAGGACTCACACAACACATCGACCTTGGCTATACCTTTATAGAAGATGAAATTAAAGATTTGGATATCGACTATTCAAGATATTCTATCAACTCTTTGAAACATCAAGTAACAGCAACCTATCGAGGTCATTTCTTTAAAATAGTTCAGCCTAGTTTGGCCTATAAATACGCCGAACGCACCTCCGGACAAGCCTATACTGTCTTTGATGTAGGACTTACAGTGAGTATTCAACAATTGGACTTGTCTTTTTACGCCAACAACATTTTCAATGAAAAATATT
- a CDS encoding DUF2975 domain-containing protein, whose amino-acid sequence MRKLNILKTLIWYLWFFGALTLVLLIIAYINFLYTGNADFFIKVHGDPIGTYGSTYVEYILAFLAIVSFAMFVRAVYLFDKVLYYFKLLKPFDGYVIKNFSIIGKLFVMSGMVSVVPLLLFSAIVKRRIEFVSSTTASSFIPIICIGLFFMVLSELFKIAKAAKEENELTV is encoded by the coding sequence ATGAGAAAATTGAATATTTTAAAGACCTTAATTTGGTATTTATGGTTTTTTGGGGCGTTAACCTTGGTATTACTTATAATTGCGTATATCAATTTTTTATACACTGGAAATGCTGACTTTTTTATCAAGGTACATGGCGATCCTATTGGAACTTATGGCTCTACATATGTAGAATACATTTTGGCTTTTTTGGCAATAGTTTCCTTTGCCATGTTTGTTAGGGCTGTTTATCTATTTGATAAGGTTTTGTACTATTTTAAATTATTAAAGCCTTTTGATGGGTATGTTATAAAGAACTTTAGTATTATAGGAAAGCTTTTTGTGATGAGTGGTATGGTTTCTGTAGTTCCGCTATTATTGTTTTCAGCAATTGTAAAAAGGAGAATAGAGTTTGTATCTTCTACAACTGCCAGTTCTTTTATTCCTATTATATGTATTGGATTGTTTTTTATGGTTTTAAGTGAGTTGTTTAAAATAGCCAAAGCTGCTAAAGAGGAAAATGAATTAACAGTTTAG